ACCTTTTGTTTTAAGCTACATTTCcactacctttagcttttagttgccACTaagctgctgttatttttagctagctttttactcattttagctaacattctgctgcttttagcttataATTAGACTTTTGATATGATTTTGGTGACActgccaattttagcttttagctacttttttgctaCCTTTACCTTCTAGCTAAAGTTTTGATATTCTAAACTagctttttactcattttagcaagcgttcagctgcttttagcgTTAACaacttcagcagtcatttagcaCTCTGCATTCAGACtgtatttaaacagaaaatacattttctctaaggtcattgttTATAACGTTGAACCATAGTAATGTTCTACCTTCAGTCTTTGTTGACATTCTCAGAAAAGGTGATGTTTCTGATTATGTCTCATTATTAGGCTGTAGTGACAACTAATATATATTAAACTAAGCGTTTTAATTATTGTCCTGCCATGTTTACATTTGAGAATGCTATATTAgaaagtttctgtgttttctccaCAGTTTACATGGAATCAACTCAGACAtgtctttttattgtgtgttgCAGCGGGAAGAGTGTTGACGATGGTGACCAACACCATGACGACATCAGACAGTGAGacgagagggaggaggaggagaaactgtGTGGTCAGTTATAAGGAGCCCCCCCTGAACAGGTGAGGACTTCCTGTCCAGATAtagctcaaaaacaaacaaattcaaggTCAGcatcatttactttatttatcacataaaaaccaaactgtttCACACATTCAGCACTTAGTATTCAGTGCATAGAAAAATGTAGCAATAAAAAGTTTACATATATTAATTAAAGACCAAGCATgtcacctgccgcctttcatgccagagttttacactgagGTGGGTGATATAGATATAAATCACAATGTAATTATGTCTattgaaaacagaaatgcacCTATTATTACTTATCCTAATAAACCATGTTATAATAATTATATTGTACGTGTTATATTTGAAGTTTTCTTCGTTTTGATGCGcataaaaagaggatttaagtaaatgtaaatgtgttgaCAGTCACTATCTGGTATTTCATCGATCCATCACACTAAATTTAAACCTTCCTTTCATCATCAgctattaatattttaaagaacaggGCCAAATTTTTTATGTGTTAAGTATTTGGATTATATGTAAATTTGTGTCTGCTCAAGTGTGCCAGAGAGCCAGcggattgtttttttgttttttttttcaaagattttgtaACATACCAGTAACACAAAGATGGAACACAGCAGATAATCATATTTTATTGTGGCTCCAAAAGATGCAAAATAAGATGGTTCCTCACTGGTAAGGATCTTAAAAGCAAGAAGTGGCCCAGAGATTTCTGCCGTTACGTACAGCTTTCACCTACCTGTCAGTGGTTTGAATTGTGTCCCTTTTACTGCACTGTAGactctgtaaacaaacacaatagcCGTTTTCCTGACGaaactttgttttctcacaGGAAACTAAGGCGTGGAGATGAATTCACATAAGCAACCTTCCTAAGTTCTCCagtgtttaaagaagaaaagaggaagaaacaacGGAAGACTGTGGACTGATCTGTGGGGGAAACGTCTGCTTCTTCACTAATGCACCTGAAgattcagtttaaaacagtattttaaatttgtatatatatatatatatataggtttagcatgtgtttttatattgttttaataaacatgtttttacataCAATTAATTCTTTGAACTACTTTGCTGCTAGGTTCAGTTTGTGTATTTCAGATGTGATATAGCAGCCTTTTGCCCCACCTGAGGCTGATGAGAGGCTGGTTATGAATTATTCAGCTGTAGCTGCTCACCTGATacttcagctgcaggttgtGTTCCTCAGATTCAGCggactgcagctgcagtcagcaGTGTTTTGGATTTGACTTCGACATGCCAAGTGAAGTACTTTAAACTTCTGTTTGTGCTACATCAGACTGTTGTGAGTACAAATGAATGCAtgttgactttgttttaaacatgttttcctccttttttttatttattaaattaggtGTAAATCGTTGGATTTTGGCTCTGTTTTGGGTTATTTACACTTGACTTACAAGTGTTAAACAAGTCTAATAATACACTCCACAGGTTGCATTTTGGGGGTCCTGAATGTACAACAAAATTGGTGAAACTATATTATAAGGGTGTGGGGAAAGAATCATTTTACAAATGAAAGATGTAACAAATACTAAGGAAACGGCGTAATATTGACACTTATAGTAGTGTTGAGTGATGGACTTGGATCAAACGTGGGGTTAGATACAGATCAGATGTTCTGTATGGGAGTTACAACAATTTTGGTTTTTAGCAAGAAGTCAAAGTTCAAGGTGTAGCCACGCCCGCATGCTGTGACGAACAAAAGTTTAAAGCCAACACTTGAAAAATTTCAAGGAGTTTGTTCAAATGTAAGGGCTAGAAACGGCAAAAGATGCATCAAAATGGCCGACTCCCTGTTTAGTTTAGGACATTACAGCAGGAGGATTTTTTATAGTCCTTGATAAGAATAATAACCAAATTTCATATTTGTACATGAAAGTAAaaggtgctttttttgtttgtttgtttttggtgggggtgctgcttctgtgtttttgttatgcccaaattatttttgtatgttCATATGTTCAGTGTTGGACAAAGATGAGTCCTGCCCATTTTGGTGCAGATTGGATGAAATATGTAGACATTACATCAATAATTAGTTTCTTTGTGAGATGGATGTTCGCTGTGCTGCTATGACCACACCCTCCAGAGTTTTTAGTACTATGTAACCTCCACATGTCTGTCACACAGTTTAAAGTTCATATGATAAAGCAGATCAGAAAATGACATGTATGAGAAAAACATGTAACTTCCTAAGGCGGGGCTAAGGCAATTGCAGAATATTGACACGTAAATGTGTTGaggaccatccatccattttttttacccgcttctccattctgggtcgcggggagctggtgcctgtctccagcagtcactgtgcgagaggcgggggacaacctggacaggtcgcaagtccatcacagggacacacagagacaaacaaccattcacactctcactcacacctagggacaatttaggagtcaccagtgaacctaacatgcatgtttttggtctgtgggaggaaaccggagtacctggagtaaacccacgtgtgcacagggagatcatgtaaactccacccagaaaagccCCAGGCTGAGAAGTGATGGGTTGAGGACCAGACTATGATAAAACATTTGCTCTTTGGTACAGATCAGACATTTTGGAGTTATATTAATTTGTGTTTCATGgcaaaaagcaacattttggcCATggaacacaattttttttcatcaagtctgtttattagtttttaaataatcttaaatAGATGAATGgtaattataattatattaaaTACCATAAATATCCAACAATATGAGTTGTCCACTGAGTGACAttaaaaaccacagaaatggctacaactcaatcattttacagatgctgaccTAAAATTAGGTATGGTAGTAACTTCTAGTGATCCCTAACACAAAAtctgaatgctaacagattgtgtaagAGCTTTGTCTAACATCTTGCAattaactatttgaagtcaacactgtctgttagcaaaaaatatgCGATGAACAACTGGTCTTGAATCCGGTGAAACTTCAAGAAATctttggctgtacatctacagctcattaacttcTGGAACgggtccaattcaagatgggtaCTTCAGCTAGCTGCcaccagaaaacacaaaaatggctataactcggtcagttttacagatatcgagctaataATTGaatgtgctagtagctgagagtcattcccaacatgcactctgagtgtgacatctgtGCTTTtacatgagatcacacataatgttatttttaaggtttgacatAAGATGACCATGGTCTACAACATGAAAGGCAGCTTGTCATAGACTTTCCTTCAAAGAAAGCTAagcctttattattattattttattttatataatactTGAGTCAAAAGTTGGCTTCTACAGAGTCTACTTAGAAAGATTCTGGCCCCTGCTATAAGAGTGTAATCAAGTGCTGTAACTACACATATTATTGATGTattatgctgtaaaaaaaaaagagttggcTGATACGATGATACAGACATCTCCACAGGTCTCACTTCACAGCAAAGCATACAGGAAGTGTTGATGTTTTCCTGTTATTTGATTAAGACCTTCAGGAGCAAGCTTCAGTCAGAAAATGGAGGCAAAGAGGCTGAAGAAAGAGGTTGGAGCCCTCATGTGAGTGCACATGAAAGCCCATTATTCTGCGAGGAGTCTTTGAAAAACAGTCATCGTTTCTTTTCCTGTTCGAACAGCGGCGATTACATCGGACAGAAGCTCCGAGAAAAGTCTTTCGATCCGACTGGGACGGGAACCTCCACCATGCTGGATGAGCTGGTATGGACTTACCATGCAGAGCAGAGCTTTGTCTTtgcagaattattattttttttacagttcctCCCTGTCCTGGTCTTCAGGCCCCAGTGCcttgcatgtttttgatgtttccctgcttcaacacacctgatttgaattaatggTTCGTTAACAAGATTTTGATGAAGCTTTTAAGATCATTAATTTCTTTGAAATGGGGACACATCAACAACATTCACGACGTTTTGCTCTGAGGAACACTTTTATGataaatgatttatgttttattccaGGCTCACTATGACCTCGCCATCAGCGTTGCCGTGTGGCGGTTAAACAGAGACAAAGGACGGGATGTGCTCGACACAGACATCATGTCTGTTATTATACGTTCTTCAAGTACAATGACAGACgtgttattataaataaatctgtgcatGCATaaacatatgtgtgtgtgaaatatTTATAGATATCCTTTTTCGTTTGCGCTGTTTTCATAAAGCCTCtgagttttaatgaagcttttctTCTTGCTCCCCACCACAGCAGAGCTTCCTGCAGCTTAGGAAACCCCCAGTATCCTACTCGCTTAGAGCGGGAGGCGATGATCTTGTCGTGCTTTGCTGGAATTATTATGGTAATTATATTTACatagaaataaaacttaaaaaaaaaaaacctaaatttgTTGACACCcttctgttaaagaaaaaaaacccaataaggTCATTGAATTAGgttgaaactgtcaaaaataataagaaaacaattACTGGTACTGATGTCATTGAATGAAAATCAGTCGTTGATTctacagaattatttttaaaaacaaactaatcaaaCTGGCCTTGATAAGCAGGGTGGTACccttaaattaatattttgttgctcaaCTTTTTGAGGCAATCGCTGCAATAAAGTGATTTTTGTAAATTGAACCCAGATTGTAAATCAGGCGGCCACTGTCACATTCTTAGTGTAACGAGAAGTAGAGGAGTGATCATTTTGGATCAGCAGAATTTGCTTCCATAACCACCAATGGTATGGGAATTCATTCTTCTCATACTGAAATCATAATTcagattatttatatttgttgccCAGTATTAGTACAAGAGGGTACATAGAGCCGTTCCACCCAGAGCTTTGGGCCTCTGTAAGACTTGATGGTGATGCAGCCTGGGTGGtttcttcatttaaataaaatccagaatcATACTACTGACGTAGtggaaaaaagggagaaaaattGGAATACATTGAAATAAATATAAGATGTGTCGGAAGGTATTCATTTTGACGGCTTACAAACCTCTTTACcctttttcaaaagaaataagATAAAAGCCTGGTTCAAGGTTTGGGAAACATGTCTGTAATAAAACACTTAATTAACATCTCTAATAGGAATGGGACCAGCTGTATCCAAAAGGTTTTGTACAATTTGGTTAAGAAGCCATCCGGACCTGggcttttactgcttttttatAAATTCGACTGCAGTCTCGAGCTCTGTTGCATTGATAGTTTCCTGACCAGATTCTGATCCAGAGCAGGAGTGTTAATGCCATTGAGGAAGGACATCCGGTCTGCTAAAACATGAGAGCAATCAGAGGAGTAGAGCTGCTTTTAAAATTCCAACAAAAGGTTTAATAATTTCCAATGGGTCTGATGTTACTCCTGCACCAGTTTCAACTTGAGGTATCAGCTGGGATGCAGATATTTGTTGCAGCTGATGAGTCAGCATTTTACTTGTCTTATCCTCTTGTTCATAATATGTGGCTCTCTAATTGGGCAAAAGTTCAGTGGTGTGCTGTGATGTGATAAGATCATAGTCTGCTTGGAAATACATTTGTCCTTTATTTGTGTCTGCCTGTTCACATCTATTCTTACCaagttgtttaaatgtaaacatttaacgTTGTAATTTTATCATGAAAGTTTGTATTTGACAATGATATAAACCAAGATTTTTAACAGTTAGGTTACATCCATTGTCCAATTTTAGAGCATGCTGCAGCCTGATAAAATAAGAGATACAATAATATTCCATAAAATGAACAACATCCTAGCAcaagttttttatgtttttattcagaaaagaCATTATCAGCTCTAATGAAAGTATATGACTTAGATCTCTGCATGCGTTTCAGAGCAGCCTTCCATTGGAAGAAATCTTGGCTCTGTACAGGTGTAAACCTGTTGCTTCGTACCCCAACCATCTTTCCAAGGTACAGCACGTGTTTTTGTAAGAAATAATAACTGATAATAGTAGGAAACTAAATCAGCTGTTTAGTTCACACTGTGCAAACTAATGTAGgtggtcagttttttttattttaaataaaactgttaatctaattctttttgtctctgaacTGAAGGGCTCGATTGTTTACCCCTTCACTCTGTCTTACCATCCACTCGCCATGCTTGGATCTTACAAGGCTGTGCATCACTCGAAGAAGCACAGTAAGTTTGTGGATTATCATAccttctataaataaataatgaaaataaaagtaatgttGAATAGTCCCACTTTCTAAGTCCAAGTCCTTTTCTACTATCACCCACCAACTGTCGTGTCAGAGATTGAAACTAAGATtgtcttttgttgagaaatgacggcattgcagaccttgaaaataacattatgcacaatctcatgcaatactgcaagatgtcacactcaaaggGTGGGTTTGttgatgactttcagctactgccctgtcaaattttagctcaataactgtaaaaatgactgggttatagctatttttgtgttggctaagagtga
This genomic stretch from Kryptolebias marmoratus isolate JLee-2015 linkage group LG6, ASM164957v2, whole genome shotgun sequence harbors:
- the LOC108238791 gene encoding uncharacterized protein C2orf80, whose product is MEAKRLKKEVGALIGDYIGQKLREKSFDPTGTGTSTMLDELAHYDLAISVAVWRLNRDKGRDVLDTDIIRASCSLGNPQYPTRLEREAMILSCFAGIIMSSLPLEEILALYRCKPVASYPNHLSKGSIVYPFTLSYHPLAMLGSYKAVHHSKKHNLKLKRWLSEREKTAAPPVQVLPQSPSLSSSQSFIFDSSKCHQEAAEHDEGSQESLHS